The Rhizobium sp. SL42 genome includes a region encoding these proteins:
- a CDS encoding hydantoinase B/oxoprolinase family protein: protein MNQSIVDIHMQVMWNRLISVVEEQAQTLIRTAFSTSVREAGDLSAGVFDLEGRMLAQAVTGTPGHVNAMAESVAHFINDIGPENIFEGDVYITNDPWKGTGHLHDITVVTPSFHHGKLVGYFASTAHVVDVGGRGFGPDAREVYEEGLFIPIMKFFERGELNRTLVHIVRNNVRENDKVVGDFHALAACNETGHRRLIEMLTEFNLDDLSQIGGFILKNSREATLERLRNLPHGSWSYSLDLDGYDEPVHLAAKLTIGPDGVLVDFDGTSGMSKFGINVPLVYAKAYACYGIKCVVAPEIPNNAASLAPFDVVAPAGCILNAKRPAPVAVRHVLGHFVPDLVLGALHQALPGQVPAEGASALWNLHMSVRAVADQIGGKGAEILMFNSGGSGARTTLDGLNATAFPSGVHTMPIEATENVGPVIVWRKELREGSGGAGEQRGGLGQTIEIEAAEGYTFRFSAMFDRLNHPARGRDGGLEGARGSVSLDDGTVLKGKGLQFVPEGRKLVLQLPGGGGFGDPARRSSEAVERDLKHGYINEEQVALYKATDERGEKE from the coding sequence ATGAACCAGTCTATAGTCGATATTCACATGCAGGTCATGTGGAACCGCCTGATTTCCGTCGTAGAGGAACAGGCACAGACACTAATTCGTACCGCCTTTTCAACCTCAGTGCGTGAGGCGGGCGACCTTTCGGCCGGCGTCTTTGACCTTGAAGGCCGCATGCTGGCGCAGGCAGTGACCGGTACTCCGGGTCATGTCAACGCGATGGCAGAATCGGTTGCACATTTCATCAATGATATCGGACCGGAGAACATTTTCGAAGGTGACGTCTATATCACCAACGACCCTTGGAAGGGCACGGGCCACCTGCACGACATAACCGTCGTCACGCCGTCCTTCCACCACGGAAAACTGGTCGGCTATTTCGCGTCAACGGCACATGTCGTGGATGTTGGCGGGCGTGGCTTCGGACCGGATGCGCGGGAAGTTTACGAGGAAGGCCTGTTCATTCCGATCATGAAGTTCTTCGAGCGAGGCGAGCTGAACCGCACGCTCGTGCATATCGTGCGCAACAACGTGAGGGAGAACGACAAGGTCGTCGGCGATTTTCATGCTTTGGCCGCCTGCAACGAAACAGGTCACCGTCGCCTCATCGAGATGCTGACGGAGTTCAATCTGGACGACCTCTCCCAGATCGGTGGCTTCATCCTGAAAAACAGCCGTGAGGCGACACTTGAACGCCTGCGGAACCTGCCGCACGGATCCTGGTCCTATAGCCTCGATCTGGACGGCTATGACGAGCCTGTTCACCTGGCCGCAAAGCTGACCATTGGACCGGATGGCGTCCTGGTTGACTTCGACGGCACATCCGGCATGAGCAAGTTCGGGATCAACGTCCCGCTGGTCTATGCGAAGGCCTATGCCTGCTACGGTATCAAATGCGTCGTTGCGCCGGAAATTCCCAACAACGCAGCATCCCTTGCGCCCTTTGATGTTGTGGCTCCGGCTGGATGCATTCTCAACGCCAAACGACCGGCGCCGGTTGCAGTTCGCCATGTGCTTGGTCATTTCGTTCCCGACCTCGTCCTCGGCGCGCTGCATCAGGCCTTGCCCGGTCAGGTGCCGGCCGAAGGCGCCAGCGCGCTCTGGAACCTGCATATGAGCGTCCGCGCCGTTGCCGACCAGATTGGTGGCAAGGGTGCGGAAATCCTGATGTTCAACTCCGGCGGCTCCGGCGCACGCACAACCCTTGACGGTCTCAATGCGACGGCATTCCCGAGCGGCGTCCACACGATGCCGATCGAAGCGACGGAGAATGTGGGGCCGGTGATCGTCTGGCGTAAGGAACTGCGCGAAGGCTCGGGCGGCGCTGGCGAACAGCGTGGAGGTCTCGGCCAGACGATCGAGATCGAGGCGGCAGAAGGGTACACATTCCGCTTCTCGGCAATGTTCGATCGCCTGAACCATCCGGCTCGCGGCCGGGACGGTGGCCTCGAAGGCGCGCGTGGCTCTGTATCGCTCGATGACGGAACCGTGCTGAAAGGCAAGGGACTGCAGTTCGTTCCGGAAGGCAGAAAGCTTGTGCTTCAGCTTCCGGGCGGCGGCGGCTTCGGTGATCCCGCACGCCGGTCTTCGGAAGCTGTCGAACGCGATCTGAAGCATGGCTACATCAATGAGGAGCAGGTTGCACTTTACAAGGCGACCGACGAGCGGGGGGAAAAGGAATGA
- a CDS encoding hydantoinase/oxoprolinase family protein produces the protein MGNKTVNKTPRNCRVGVDIGGTFTDVALDLDGALHSTKVLTDYTAPERAILGGVRAVAEMAGVALSEIDILIHGTTLATNALIERRGAATAFVTTEGFRDVLEMRTENRFEQYDLNITLPPALIARADRFVVRERIDAAGKVLLQLDEESVAAVVEKIAEGGYESVAIGFIHAYVNGAHEVAVREAILKRLPGVSVSISSEVSPQMREFERFNTVCANAYVKPAIKSYLDRLVVSLKEMGVGCPVFMIHSGGGIVSVDSAAEFPVRLVESGPAGGAIFAADIARRHGLDTVLSFDMGGTTAKICLIENQVPKTAKTFEVARTYRFRKGSGMPISIPVVEMVEIGAGGGSIAGIDAMRQIRVGPHSAASEPGPACYLRGGKNPTVTDADLILGKLDPDNFAGGAIRLSVEASRKAMVDDIGSVIGLDPEASAFGTCEMVDENMANAGRVHTVENGKNISDFTMITFGGAGPLHAARLCEKMGISTFLVPPGAGVGSAIGFLRAPFGYESVRSAVFNLSNFDVVEANRLVDSMQAEALGFVEGGLNTGSPVIERTLFMRYAGQGWDIPVPLSAGGFNANSAAALRALFEEEYARFFGRAIEGLDVEVVSWSVRVSSPLPTVARIARVAEGAVVLASTTRPLFEASQGAYLQAGIHERESLNPGDVVKGPAVIVERETSAVLTSSFRAIVQNDGCLLVTRI, from the coding sequence ATGGGGAACAAGACGGTGAACAAAACACCACGAAATTGCCGGGTCGGCGTCGATATCGGCGGGACATTCACGGACGTCGCGCTCGACCTTGATGGCGCGCTTCATTCAACAAAAGTTCTGACCGACTACACCGCGCCCGAGCGGGCCATTCTAGGTGGTGTCAGGGCTGTCGCCGAAATGGCGGGCGTTGCGCTGTCGGAAATCGATATCCTGATCCATGGTACGACGCTTGCGACGAATGCGCTGATCGAGCGGCGCGGCGCGGCAACGGCTTTCGTAACGACAGAAGGCTTTCGCGATGTGCTCGAAATGCGCACCGAAAACCGTTTCGAGCAGTATGACCTGAACATCACATTGCCACCGGCTTTGATCGCCCGTGCAGACAGATTTGTTGTTCGCGAGCGTATCGACGCGGCAGGCAAGGTGCTGCTGCAGCTTGACGAAGAATCGGTCGCTGCGGTCGTCGAGAAGATCGCGGAGGGTGGTTATGAGAGTGTGGCCATCGGCTTCATCCATGCCTATGTCAACGGCGCCCACGAAGTTGCTGTTCGTGAAGCGATCTTGAAGCGGCTGCCTGGTGTTTCTGTCTCGATTTCGTCCGAAGTTTCACCGCAGATGCGTGAATTTGAACGTTTCAACACGGTCTGTGCCAATGCATATGTTAAGCCTGCGATCAAATCCTATCTTGATCGCCTCGTTGTCTCCCTCAAGGAGATGGGCGTCGGCTGCCCGGTTTTCATGATCCATTCCGGCGGCGGCATCGTCTCGGTTGATAGCGCGGCCGAATTCCCCGTTCGGCTTGTCGAATCTGGTCCGGCCGGTGGAGCAATTTTTGCTGCCGACATAGCGCGTCGCCATGGTCTCGATACTGTTCTCTCTTTCGATATGGGTGGTACGACGGCCAAGATCTGCCTGATTGAAAACCAGGTGCCCAAAACGGCCAAGACTTTCGAAGTCGCGCGGACTTATCGCTTCCGCAAGGGTTCCGGTATGCCGATTTCGATCCCGGTCGTCGAAATGGTCGAAATTGGTGCGGGTGGCGGATCGATCGCTGGCATCGATGCGATGCGCCAGATCCGTGTCGGGCCGCATAGTGCAGCTTCTGAGCCGGGTCCTGCCTGTTACCTGCGTGGTGGCAAGAATCCGACAGTGACCGATGCCGACCTCATTCTTGGCAAGCTCGATCCCGACAATTTTGCCGGCGGCGCCATCCGACTTTCGGTCGAGGCAAGCCGCAAGGCGATGGTAGACGATATTGGCTCTGTGATCGGCCTGGATCCGGAAGCCTCGGCCTTCGGAACCTGCGAAATGGTTGATGAGAACATGGCAAATGCCGGACGTGTTCATACGGTCGAAAACGGCAAGAATATTTCCGATTTTACGATGATCACCTTCGGTGGTGCCGGTCCGCTTCATGCGGCGAGGCTCTGCGAGAAAATGGGAATTTCCACGTTTCTCGTCCCGCCGGGTGCTGGTGTGGGTTCGGCTATCGGTTTTCTCAGGGCGCCGTTCGGCTATGAATCGGTGCGCAGTGCCGTGTTCAATCTGTCGAATTTTGACGTCGTTGAGGCAAACCGTCTGGTCGATTCAATGCAAGCTGAAGCTCTCGGCTTCGTTGAAGGCGGATTGAACACGGGTTCGCCCGTGATCGAACGCACTCTTTTCATGCGATACGCCGGGCAGGGTTGGGATATTCCCGTTCCCCTGAGTGCGGGCGGTTTTAACGCGAACAGTGCTGCTGCGTTGCGCGCATTGTTCGAAGAAGAATATGCGCGTTTCTTCGGTCGTGCGATCGAAGGTCTGGATGTCGAGGTCGTCAGCTGGTCTGTTAGGGTGAGTTCGCCTCTTCCTACAGTGGCGCGCATTGCCAGGGTTGCTGAAGGTGCCGTTGTCCTGGCGTCGACGACACGACCGCTGTTTGAGGCATCACAGGGCGCATACCTGCAGGCTGGCATTCACGAGCGTGAAAGCCTCAACCCTGGCGATGTCGTGAAGGGTCCAGCCGTTATCGTTGAGCGCGAAACCTCGGCAGTTCTCACTTCGTCCTTCAGGGCTATCGTTCAGAACGATGGCTGCCTCCTCGTCACCCGGATTTGA
- a CDS encoding branched-chain amino acid ABC transporter substrate-binding protein, translating into MKTITKLLATSAFASALLLSNAFAADTIKIGVAGPYTGANATFGEQVFSGVSVYVKEVNAAGGINGKQIELVKGDDACEPKQAVAVANRFVDQDKVQAVIGHFCSSSTIPASEIYNDAGILEMTPSSTNPTVTDRGFDNLFRGCGRDDQQAVVAGSFILDTLKKDKIALIHDKDTYGQGLVDAVKNTIEARGIKPVLYEGLTRGERDFNALVTKIKSSGATAVYFGGLIPEGGPLIRQLKEQGIDVAFVSGDAFAQTELVAAVGGAANLSNVYYSATPDPLADPATKAVQEALTKENVTPANYVLYGYANAQAVVAALKAGEDLESQAIWLRSNTVDSAIGKITWDEKGDIKDFQFVFYNFDDKGTPVLVK; encoded by the coding sequence ATGAAAACGATCACCAAGCTTCTTGCGACATCCGCATTCGCATCGGCATTGCTTCTTTCGAATGCCTTTGCAGCCGACACGATTAAGATCGGCGTCGCGGGCCCCTATACCGGCGCGAACGCCACATTCGGCGAACAGGTCTTCAGCGGCGTCTCCGTATACGTCAAGGAAGTGAATGCGGCCGGAGGCATCAACGGCAAACAGATTGAACTGGTAAAAGGCGATGACGCTTGCGAGCCCAAGCAGGCCGTAGCCGTTGCCAACAGATTTGTTGACCAGGACAAAGTCCAGGCCGTCATCGGCCATTTCTGCTCGTCCAGCACCATTCCTGCGTCAGAGATCTATAACGACGCCGGAATTCTGGAAATGACCCCCTCGTCCACCAATCCGACCGTCACAGATCGTGGTTTCGACAATCTGTTCCGCGGTTGCGGTCGCGACGACCAGCAGGCAGTGGTTGCCGGCAGTTTCATCCTCGACACACTGAAGAAGGACAAGATTGCGCTGATCCATGACAAGGACACCTACGGCCAGGGCCTGGTGGACGCTGTCAAGAACACAATCGAAGCGCGCGGCATCAAGCCTGTTCTCTATGAAGGCCTGACGCGCGGTGAACGCGACTTCAACGCGCTGGTCACCAAGATAAAGAGCTCCGGCGCAACGGCTGTCTATTTCGGCGGCCTCATTCCTGAAGGTGGCCCGCTGATCCGCCAGCTCAAGGAGCAGGGTATCGATGTCGCGTTCGTCAGTGGCGATGCGTTTGCCCAGACAGAGCTGGTTGCTGCTGTCGGCGGCGCGGCCAACCTTTCCAACGTCTACTACTCCGCAACGCCTGACCCGCTCGCCGACCCGGCAACGAAGGCCGTGCAGGAAGCCCTGACGAAAGAAAACGTAACGCCTGCCAACTACGTCCTGTACGGCTACGCCAATGCACAGGCCGTCGTTGCAGCTTTGAAGGCCGGCGAAGATCTCGAATCGCAGGCCATATGGCTGCGCAGCAACACCGTTGATTCTGCCATTGGCAAGATCACATGGGACGAGAAGGGCGACATCAAGGACTTCCAGTTCGTCTTCTACAATTTCGACGACAAGGGCACCCCTGTCCTCGTGAAGTAA
- a CDS encoding ABC transporter permease subunit: MDFFILAQQLINGITLGTIYGLIAVGYTMVYGVIRMINFAHGDVYMVSAYIAAITLAVLTYFGVQSIPFALISVLVITCAITAVYGWAIERVAYRPLRGSTKLAPLISAIGISLMLQSYAQIAQGARDQGVPTLIHGAFRFGGDVHFAQITYMQTVILFASLIAMGILTYVINYTRIGRECRATQQNIRISAILGVNTDRVISTVFVIGAATAAVGGTLVTFNYGSFNFFIGFVMGIKAFTAAVLGGIGSLPGAVLGGILLGLTEALFAGYVSTDYKDVFAFSLLITLLFFRPYGLLGKPEIQKV, translated from the coding sequence ATGGATTTTTTCATATTGGCGCAACAGCTGATCAATGGCATCACGCTGGGCACAATCTACGGCCTGATCGCAGTTGGATACACCATGGTTTACGGTGTCATCCGCATGATCAATTTCGCCCATGGCGACGTCTATATGGTGTCGGCCTATATCGCAGCCATCACGCTCGCTGTTCTGACATATTTCGGCGTTCAATCCATTCCGTTCGCGTTGATCTCGGTTCTGGTCATCACCTGCGCCATCACCGCCGTTTATGGCTGGGCCATCGAACGGGTTGCCTACAGGCCGCTGCGTGGCTCGACCAAGCTTGCGCCGCTGATCTCCGCCATCGGCATCTCCCTGATGCTGCAAAGCTATGCGCAGATTGCCCAGGGCGCACGCGACCAGGGCGTTCCCACGCTGATACACGGCGCCTTCCGTTTCGGCGGCGACGTGCATTTCGCCCAGATTACTTACATGCAGACTGTGATCCTGTTCGCCTCACTGATCGCCATGGGTATTCTGACCTATGTGATCAATTACACCAGGATCGGGCGTGAGTGCCGCGCCACCCAGCAGAACATCCGCATTTCCGCGATCCTGGGCGTCAACACAGACAGGGTCATCTCCACTGTCTTTGTCATCGGAGCAGCAACAGCCGCCGTCGGCGGAACCCTGGTCACGTTCAACTACGGATCCTTCAACTTCTTCATCGGCTTCGTCATGGGCATCAAGGCCTTTACGGCCGCCGTTCTTGGCGGCATCGGCTCCCTGCCCGGCGCCGTTCTCGGCGGCATTCTGCTGGGCCTGACCGAAGCACTGTTCGCCGGATATGTGAGCACCGACTACAAGGACGTTTTTGCTTTCAGCCTTCTGATCACCCTTCTGTTCTTCCGACCCTACGGCCTGCTCGGCAAGCCCGAAATCCAGAAAGTCTGA
- the livM gene encoding high-affinity branched-chain amino acid ABC transporter permease LivM: MRATRFKALLKEALITFTISLILFGPISGLVLDGFSFNNELMSAVSLAAVVTAGRVAISLISSSRTGRSLWERISSGSGGVTVRTGKEASPLLILAVTFVAALTLPLFADKYILGIAILALIYCLLGLGLNIVVGLAGLLDLGFVAFYAVGAYLLALGSQYVGLGFWSALIIAPFLAGLFGMILGFPVLKMHGDYLAIVTLGFGEIIRLVLNNWLAFTGGPNGAPAPAPTLFGIEFSRTAKQGGTPIHEWLGIPYSADYKFWFIYIVLFLVVCGVIFAVERLRVMPIGRMWEALREDEIACRSLGVNHVFTKLSAFMLGASTGGLAGVFFAVHQGFVNPTSFTFFESALILAIVVLGGLGSTVGVILAALVLTILPELLREFAEYRVLVFGILMVVMMIWKPRGLVRVTRPAFFPSSRAKEQMAAKAVELNAQEAGR; encoded by the coding sequence ATGCGAGCAACACGGTTCAAAGCGCTTCTCAAGGAAGCACTCATCACATTCACAATCTCGCTGATCCTGTTCGGCCCCATATCCGGCCTTGTCCTCGATGGTTTCTCCTTCAACAACGAACTTATGAGCGCGGTAAGCCTCGCCGCTGTCGTCACCGCCGGACGGGTGGCAATCTCCCTGATCAGCTCAAGCAGGACCGGTCGCAGCCTGTGGGAACGGATTTCCAGCGGCAGCGGCGGCGTAACGGTTCGCACCGGCAAGGAAGCGTCACCGCTGCTTATTCTGGCCGTCACCTTCGTTGCAGCACTGACCCTGCCCCTCTTTGCCGACAAATACATTCTCGGCATTGCCATCCTGGCCCTGATCTACTGCCTTCTCGGACTTGGGCTCAACATTGTAGTGGGATTAGCAGGCCTGCTCGACCTCGGATTTGTGGCATTCTATGCCGTGGGCGCCTACCTTCTGGCACTCGGCTCGCAATACGTCGGTCTCGGCTTCTGGAGCGCGTTGATCATCGCTCCTTTCCTGGCCGGCCTGTTCGGCATGATCCTCGGGTTCCCCGTCCTCAAGATGCATGGTGACTATCTCGCCATCGTCACGCTCGGCTTCGGAGAGATCATCCGGCTTGTGCTCAACAATTGGCTGGCGTTCACCGGAGGCCCGAATGGCGCACCAGCCCCCGCTCCAACACTGTTCGGCATCGAGTTCAGCAGAACTGCCAAACAGGGCGGCACCCCTATTCATGAATGGCTCGGCATACCCTATAGCGCCGACTATAAATTCTGGTTCATCTATATCGTGCTCTTTCTCGTCGTCTGCGGGGTCATCTTCGCGGTCGAACGGCTGAGGGTTATGCCGATCGGCCGTATGTGGGAAGCACTTCGCGAGGATGAGATTGCCTGCCGTTCGCTTGGCGTCAACCACGTCTTCACCAAGCTCTCCGCATTCATGCTGGGCGCATCCACCGGTGGCCTTGCCGGGGTCTTCTTCGCCGTCCACCAGGGTTTTGTGAACCCGACCTCCTTCACCTTCTTCGAATCCGCGCTCATTCTTGCGATCGTGGTTTTGGGAGGCCTGGGCTCTACCGTCGGCGTCATCCTGGCGGCCCTCGTCCTGACAATCCTGCCAGAGCTGCTGCGGGAATTTGCAGAATATCGCGTTCTGGTCTTCGGCATTCTCATGGTCGTGATGATGATCTGGAAGCCGCGCGGACTTGTGCGCGTCACGCGCCCGGCATTTTTCCCCTCCTCACGCGCCAAAGAACAGATGGCTGCCAAAGCTGTTGAATTGAACGCACAGGAGGCCGGCCGATGA
- a CDS encoding ABC transporter ATP-binding protein, with the protein MNAPLLEINNVTMRFGGIIANRDVSFSVEKGAITALIGPNGAGKTTMFNCITGFYRASEGSIVLNGENGAQDIGDLVTRPITGGSHLVTRAGIARTFQNIRLFKEMSVIENLLVAQHRATNNNMLSGIFGTPAFRRAERDAIDRAYFWLEQMSLLSDANRLAGELPYGRQRRLEIARAMCTYPRLICLDEPAAGLNPSETRELSDVIRSLCAEHELTVLVIEHDMGLVMSISDHIVVLDHGEVISDGTPAHVADDPAVVAAYLGVSEEEVQS; encoded by the coding sequence ATGAACGCGCCACTGCTCGAAATCAACAATGTAACCATGCGCTTCGGCGGTATTATCGCAAACCGCGACGTCAGCTTTTCCGTCGAGAAAGGCGCCATCACAGCGCTGATCGGGCCGAATGGTGCCGGCAAGACGACCATGTTCAACTGCATCACAGGCTTTTATCGGGCCAGCGAAGGCAGTATTGTCCTGAACGGCGAGAATGGCGCGCAAGACATTGGCGATCTGGTTACGAGACCGATCACCGGCGGCTCGCATCTGGTCACCCGCGCGGGCATCGCTCGGACATTCCAGAACATTCGCCTTTTCAAGGAAATGTCGGTTATCGAAAACCTGTTGGTCGCACAGCATCGTGCGACAAACAACAACATGCTGAGCGGCATATTTGGCACTCCAGCGTTTCGAAGAGCAGAGAGGGACGCAATTGATCGCGCCTATTTCTGGCTCGAACAGATGAGCCTTCTCAGCGATGCCAATCGTTTGGCGGGCGAATTGCCCTACGGGCGTCAAAGGCGCCTGGAAATCGCCCGTGCGATGTGCACCTATCCCCGTCTCATATGCCTGGATGAGCCTGCCGCCGGCCTCAACCCTTCAGAAACGCGCGAGTTGTCGGATGTCATTCGGAGCCTCTGCGCCGAGCACGAACTCACGGTTCTTGTCATCGAGCACGATATGGGGCTGGTCATGAGCATTTCAGACCACATTGTCGTGCTTGACCATGGAGAAGTCATTTCGGACGGAACACCCGCGCACGTGGCCGACGACCCAGCTGTCGTGGCCGCCTATCTCGGAGTGAGTGAAGAAGAGGTTCAGTCATGA
- a CDS encoding ABC transporter ATP-binding protein, translating into MSASENGKKTLLEFVGVHTFYGPVEALKEVNVHICEGEIVSLIGANGAGKTTLLSTIFGNPRASTGKILHRGEDITKVPTNQISRRSIALVPEGRQIYQEMSVEENMMMGTTPIGMDHFDEDRTTMFDLFPRLRERRNQTAGTMSGGEQQMLAIARAMMARPELILFDEPSLGLAPLVVKRVFEVLREIAAMGKTIFLVEQNANHALKLSQRAYVMVNGRIHLSGDSASLLDNAEVRKAYLGLH; encoded by the coding sequence ATGAGCGCATCTGAAAACGGTAAAAAGACACTTCTTGAATTTGTCGGCGTTCACACCTTCTATGGCCCCGTAGAGGCACTGAAGGAGGTAAATGTCCATATCTGCGAAGGCGAGATCGTCAGCCTGATCGGTGCCAATGGCGCTGGAAAGACAACGCTTCTCTCGACGATCTTCGGCAATCCACGTGCGTCGACCGGCAAGATCCTCCACCGCGGCGAGGATATCACCAAGGTTCCGACAAACCAGATCTCGCGTCGAAGCATCGCGCTCGTCCCGGAGGGCCGACAGATATACCAGGAAATGTCTGTTGAAGAAAACATGATGATGGGCACGACGCCAATCGGCATGGATCATTTCGACGAAGACCGGACAACAATGTTCGACCTGTTCCCCCGACTACGCGAACGCAGAAACCAGACGGCAGGCACCATGTCAGGCGGCGAGCAGCAGATGCTGGCGATTGCCCGTGCCATGATGGCGCGACCCGAACTTATCCTTTTCGATGAGCCTTCGCTCGGCCTTGCGCCGCTTGTCGTCAAACGGGTGTTCGAAGTGCTGCGCGAAATTGCGGCGATGGGAAAGACGATTTTTCTCGTCGAGCAGAATGCCAATCATGCCCTCAAGCTTTCACAGAGAGCCTATGTGATGGTGAACGGCAGGATCCATCTTTCCGGCGACAGCGCGTCGCTGCTCGACAATGCCGAAGTGCGAAAAGCCTATCTCGGCCTCCATTGA
- a CDS encoding aldehyde dehydrogenase family protein codes for MLHQNLIGGEWVSGEVSLNINPANTNETVGEYARANADETRAAIAAAKSAFPAWSRSPILERHAILRKTGDEILARKEELGRLLAREEGKSLPEAIGEVTRAAQIFDFFAGEVLRLSGEILPSVRPGVGVEITREAVGVVGIITPWNFPLAIPAWKIAPALAYGNTIVMKPADLVPGCAWALVDILYRAGAPAGVVNLVMGRGSVVGQVLLDSPDVSALTFTGSTGTGKRVALASIEHNRKFQLEMGGKNPFVVLNDADLDVAVEAAANSSFFSTGQRCTASSRLIVTEGIHDRFVAALTNRLQSLVIDDPLKAGTHIGPVVDESQLKQDLDYIGIGKEEGANLAFGGERLERCNPGFYLQPALFTEATNTMRIAREEIFGPVAAVIRVRDYDEALSVANDTNFGLSSGIATTSLKHATHFKRNSEAGMVMVNLPTAGVDFHVPFGGRKGSSYGPREQGRYASEFYTSVKTAYTLA; via the coding sequence ATGCTGCACCAGAATCTGATCGGTGGCGAATGGGTTTCGGGCGAGGTCTCGCTCAACATCAACCCCGCCAACACCAATGAAACCGTAGGAGAATATGCCCGCGCCAATGCGGATGAGACAAGGGCTGCAATTGCAGCTGCCAAGTCGGCTTTCCCGGCATGGTCACGTTCCCCCATTCTCGAACGCCATGCCATTTTGCGTAAAACCGGCGATGAAATCCTCGCCCGCAAAGAAGAACTCGGGCGTCTTCTGGCGCGCGAGGAAGGCAAATCGCTACCGGAGGCCATTGGCGAGGTCACACGTGCGGCACAGATCTTCGACTTCTTTGCCGGGGAGGTTTTGCGCCTGTCAGGAGAGATACTTCCCTCCGTCCGTCCGGGTGTAGGTGTCGAAATAACGCGTGAAGCGGTTGGGGTCGTCGGTATCATCACGCCGTGGAATTTCCCGCTTGCCATTCCAGCCTGGAAAATTGCACCCGCACTGGCGTACGGCAACACGATCGTCATGAAGCCGGCGGATCTGGTTCCAGGCTGCGCCTGGGCACTTGTCGACATCCTTTACCGGGCTGGCGCTCCGGCTGGTGTCGTCAATCTGGTCATGGGCCGTGGCAGTGTCGTTGGTCAGGTGCTACTTGACAGCCCCGACGTCAGCGCGCTGACCTTCACCGGTTCGACCGGAACCGGCAAGCGGGTGGCACTTGCCTCAATCGAGCACAATCGCAAGTTCCAGCTCGAAATGGGCGGCAAGAATCCCTTCGTCGTGCTCAACGATGCCGACCTTGATGTCGCAGTCGAGGCCGCCGCGAATTCCTCATTCTTCTCGACAGGACAGCGTTGCACGGCATCTTCTCGCCTGATCGTAACGGAAGGCATTCACGACCGCTTCGTCGCGGCGCTGACGAACAGGCTGCAATCCCTGGTCATCGACGACCCGCTGAAAGCTGGAACCCATATTGGTCCGGTCGTTGACGAAAGCCAGCTCAAACAGGATCTCGACTATATCGGGATCGGCAAAGAGGAAGGTGCAAATCTGGCCTTCGGCGGCGAGCGCCTAGAACGCTGCAACCCCGGCTTTTACCTTCAGCCTGCCCTGTTCACGGAAGCGACCAATACGATGCGCATTGCGCGCGAGGAAATATTTGGTCCGGTTGCCGCAGTTATCCGTGTTCGCGACTACGACGAAGCCCTTTCTGTCGCCAATGACACGAATTTTGGGCTGTCGTCCGGCATTGCAACCACGAGCCTGAAACATGCCACCCATTTCAAGCGCAACTCGGAAGCCGGCATGGTGATGGTCAATCTTCCCACGGCAGGGGTCGACTTCCACGTACCGTTTGGCGGCCGCAAGGGATCCTCCTATGGGCCACGCGAACAGGGTCGGTATGCCTCGGAATTCTACACATCCGTGAAAACAGCCTACACGCTTGCCTGA